GCTCCACCTGGGCCAGGAAGCCCTCCAGAGGCAACCTTTCCACCTCCACAACGAGGCTACCCGCCACCACCAGGCTTCCCCCGTAGACCCTCTCCCCCACCCCCCGCCTCCGCGGCAGGGGCTCCCCGGTGAAGGGGGCCTCCTCCACTTCCGCCTCTCCCTCCAGGACCACCCCGTCCGCGGGGACCCTCTCGCCCCAAGGCACCCGCACCCAGTCCCCTGGGCTCAAAAACCCCAGGGGAACCTCCCTCAGTCCTCCTCCCTCCAGCCTTAGGGCCCGCTGGGGTAGAAGGCTTCCCAGGGCGAAGAGGGCCTTGCGGGAGCGGTCCACGCTGTAGGCCTCCAGAACCTCCCCCAGGAGGAAGAGGAAGACCACCGCCGCCCCCTCGGCTTCGGCCCCGATGAGGAGGGCCCCGAGGGTGGCCAGGGTGACCAGGGCCTGCATGCTGAAGGGGTTCCGGCGGAAGCCGGCCAACGCCCGCCGGGCCAAGGGGAAGAGCCCCAGGAGGGCCGCCAAGGAGTACCCGTAGGCCCCCACGGGCGGCAGGACTAGGGCCAAAAGGCAAAGCCCCCCCACCAGGAGGGCCCAGGACCAGGGCCCGGGGAGCCCCCGTGCCCCCACCCCTATCGCCCGGAGGCGGTAACCCATGGGCTTCAGGGCCTTTTCCAGCTCCCTTTCCGCCCTGGGATCCTTGACCACCAAGAAGAGCTTCCCGCTGGCGAAGCTGGCCCGAGCGGCCTCCACTCCAGGGAGGCCCTTGGCTGTTTCCTCCACGTGGCGGGCGCAGTCCGGGCAGTCCATGCCCTCCACCCGGTACACCCTGGAGAGGGGCTCCATGCCCTCATGGTGGCATCGTTTGAGTGGTTATTCAAACGTCTTCGGTGGCGTGGGCCAGGACCCCCTCCAGGAGGGCCTCCACGTGGGCATCGGCGATGCGGTAGTAGGCCTGCTTCCCCTCCCGGCGGAAGGCCACCAGGCGGGCGGCCCGGAGGAGGCGGAGCTGGTGGCTCACCCCCGAGACCGAAACCCCGGCGAGGAGGGCCAGGTCGCAGACGCAAAGCTCCCCCGCCCCCTTCAGGGCCAGGAGGAGGCGTATGCGGGTGGGGTCCGAAAGGGCCTTGAGGAGGTGGGCCGCCTTCTTCAGGATCCCTTCCTCCGGAAGGGCCGCCCTAGCCCGTTCCACCCTTTCCGGGTGGATCTCGTACACCCCGCAGACCGCCCTACCAGCCCCGCTTGGCAAGCCGCTCCTCTTCCCTGAGGACGTCCAGGTTGATGCCCACCATGGGTTCCCCCAGGTCCTCGGAGACCTCGGCCAGGACCTCGGGGTCGTTGTAGTGGGTCACCGCCCGCACGATGGCCCGGGCCCTTTTCTTGGGGTCCCCGGACTTGAAAATCCCTGAGCCCACAAAGACCCCGTCCATGCCCAAGTGCATCATGAGGGCCGCATCCGCAGGCGTGGCGATGCCGCCAGCGGCGAAGTTCACCACGGGAAGGCGGCCGTGCTGATGCACCCAACGCACCAGCTCCAGGGGGGCCCCGATCCCCTTGGCGTAGGCCAAAAGCTCGTCCTCCCGTAGGGACTGGACGTAGCGGATCCCCTTCCACATGGCGCGGGCGTGGCGCACGGCCTCCACCACGTTGCCCGTGCCCGCCTCCCCTTTGGTGCGGATCATGGCCGCTCCTTCGGCGATGCGCCTCAGGGCCTCCCCCAGGTCCCGGGCCCCGCAGACGAAGGGCACCTTGAACTTCCACTTGTCGATGTGGTGCTCCTCGTCGGCGGGGGTCAGGACCTCGGACTCGTCGATGAAGTCCACCCCGATGGCCTCAAGGACCATGGCCTCCACGAAGTGGCCAATGCGCACCTTGGCCATGACAGGGATGGACACCGCCGCCATGATCTCCTTGATGACCTTGGGGTCGGACATGCGGGCCACGCCCCCCTGGGCGCGGATATCGGCGGGGACCCTCTCCAGGGCCATCACCGCCACCGCCCCCGCCTCCTCGGCGATGACGGCCTGCTCCGGGGTGGTCACGTCCATGATCACCCCGCCCTTGAACATCTCGGCGAAACCGGTCTTGATCTGGAAGGTGCCCTTCTCCATTCCGCCCCCTATCCTCCAGCTTAGGCCTCGAAGGGTCAAGGGTAGGGGAACACAAACCCTCAGGGCAGGTAGGCCAAAGGGTTCCTGGGCGTCCCGTTCACCCGCACCTCAAAGTGCAGGTGGGGCCCCGTGGACCAGCCGGTGGACCCCACGTGGCCGATCACCTGGCCCCCTTCCACCCACTGGCCCGGGCGGACGGTGATCCGGCTCATGTGGGCGTAGAGGGTCTCCAGGCCCCCCCCGTGGTCCAGGACCACGTGGAAGCCGTAGCCAACCGAACTCCACCCCGCCACTCGCACCTGTCCGCTCTTGGCGGCCATGATGGGGGTACCATGGGGGGCGGCCAGGTCTATCCCTGTGTGGTAGCGCTGGAAGACCCCTCGTTGGCCGTAATACGTGGTGATGCGGAAGCTGGCGAGAGGCCAGCGCATTCCCCCTTCCTGGTAGCTCACCCGGCGCACCTCAGACCCCGGGGTCTGGCGGGCCTGGGCCTGGCGAAGCTGGGCCTGCCTGGCCGCCTCCTGCCTACGCCTCTGCTCCGCCAAGCGCCTGAGCTCCTCCTGACGGCGGCGCTCGGCCTCGAGGCGGGCCCTTCTCTCCGCCTCCTGCTGGGCGCGAAGGCGCTGGTAGGTGGTCCTGGCCTCTATGCCGGGGAGGAGGACCAGGTCCCCTGCCCTAAGCTCCGTGGGGTCCTGGATGCCGTTGGACCGGGCCACGGCTACCGGGGAGAGGCCGAAGCGCTGGGAGAGGGAAACCAGGGTCTCCCCTTCCGGAAGAGCCACCAGGAGCCCCCTGGTTCCCCTGGGAATGTAGAGCAGGCTTCCCGCCACCAGGCGGTCCAGGCTCTCCAGGGAAGGGTTGGCAGAGACCAAGTCCAGGATGGAAAGCCCAAAGCGCTGGGCCAGGGAGGCCAGGGTGTCCCCAGGCCGCACCCGGTACACCTCCACCCCCGGGGGGACCCGGGGTTCCCTCTCCTCCACCGCCACCAGGGGGATGCGAACCTCCTGGCCCACCTGCAAGCGGTCGTTTTTGAGGCCGCTGGACCACATGATGTGCCTGGGGTCCACCCGGTAACGGGCGGCGATCCCCGCTAGGGTGTCCCCGGGGCGCACCGTGTAGAGCACCCAGCCCTTCCTCGGCGCTCCCCCCACCTCCACCGTGGCCTCTGGGAGGGGTAGGGGGCTAAGGATGGGCAGTTTAGCCAAGGCAGGCAGGGCGCAAAATAGGCACAAGGCTCCCAAAATCCCCCGCAAAGGTCACCTCCAAAAACCTAACCCGGGGGGATTATACCAACCCCCCGGGGCCAAGGGGCAAGGGGCGAAGGCCTAAGTGCCCCACCGCGGCTTTCGCTGCGGTGGGGGCCCTCAAAAGCCCTCCCCTAGCTCCGACTTGGCTATCCCATGTTGCGAAACCAAAGTCCGAGCACTTAGCGGGCCGCCAGGGCCGCCAGGAACTCCTTGTTGCTCTTGGTGCGGGCCAGACGGGAGAGGAGCATCTCCATAGCCTCGGCGGGGTCCATGTCCGCCAGGACCTTGCGGAGGAGCCACATCTTGTGGACCACCTCCTCGCCAAGGAGGAGCTCCTCCCGCCTGGTGCCGGACTTCAGGATGTCTATGGCGGGGAAGATGCGGCGCTCCTCCAGACGGCGGGAGAGGTGGAGCTCCATGTTGCCCGTCCCCTTGAACTCCTCAAAGATCACATCGTCCATGCGGCTTCCCGTCTCCACCAGGGCGGTGGCCAGGATGGTGAGGCTCCCCCCGCCCCGGATGTTCCGGGCCGCCCCCAGGAAGCGCTTGGGGAAGTAGAGGGCGGCGGAGTCCAGACCCCCCGAGAGGGTGCGCCCCGTGGGCGGGGTCACCAGGTTGTTGGCCCGGGCCAGGCGGGTGATGGAGTCCAGGAGGATCATCACGTGCCCTCCCTCCTCCACGATGCGCTTGGCCCTCTCATGGACGAACTCCGCCACGCGGATGTGGTTCTGGGGGGGCTCGTCAAAGGTGCTGGCGATGACCTCCGCTCCCCCCACGCTTTCCCGGAAGTCCGTGACCTCTTCGGGCCGCTCGTCGATGAGGAGGACGATGACCTTGATGTCGGGCTCGTTTTTGAGGACGGCGTTGGCGATCTTCTTGAGGAGGGTGGTCTTGCCCGCCTTGGGGGGGGCCACAATGAGCCCCCTCTGCCCCCGGCCGATGGGGGCCAGGAGGTCAATGACCCGGGTGGAGAGCTCCTCAGGGACGGTTTCCAGCCGGATCTGCCGATCGGGGAACTGGGGGATGAGCTCGTCAAAGCGGGGGCGGTTCCTGGCGGCCTCGGGGTCCAGGTCGTTCACCGCCTCCACCTTGATGAGGGTCCCGAAGCGCTCGTTCTCCCTAGGGGGCCGGACCCGGCCCACGAGGTAGTCCCCGCTCCTCAGGGCGTACTGGCGGATGAGGCCAGCGGAGACGATGGCCACCCGGGACTCGAGGTTGTACAGGTTCTCCGTGAGGAAGCCATAGCCATCGGGACTGATCTCCAGGTAGCCCTTGACCAGCCTGAGGCCCTCCCCCTGGGTCTGCCTCTCCAGGAGGGCCATGATCAGCTGGTCCTTCTTCATGCGCTTGTAGTTCTCAATGCCCACTTCCTGGGCCAGGAGGTGGAGCTCGGGGAGGATCTTGGCGGAGAGTTCCTGGTAGGAAAGGGCCATCTCGGGGGTTTCCACTCGCTTCTTCATGGCTTGACCTTATCCCAGTCCTCCATAAAGCGCTTGAGACCGAGGTCCGTGAGGGGGTGCTTGAGGAGGGCCTTGAAGACGCCATAGGGCATGGTGGCGATGTCCGCCCCCAGGAGGGCGGCCTCGGTGACGTGGCGGGGGTGGCGGATGGAGGCGGCGATGACCCGGACAGGGAGGTCCTGGACCTCCCTGATCTCCACGATCTCCCGTAGAAGCTCCCCCCCGTCCCAGGAGATGTCGTCCACCCGGCCCAAGAAGGGGCTCAGATAGGCTGCCCCTGCCCGGGCCGCGAGAAGGGCCTGGTTGGCGGAGAAGATGAGGGTCATGTTGACCTTGATCCCCTCGGCGGAAAGACGCTTGCAGGCCCTTAGGCCCTCCTCGGTGGTGGGGAGCTTGACCACGATCTGGGGGTGGATGGCAGCAAGCCGCCTCCCCTCCGCCACCATGGCCTCGGCCTCGAGGGCCGTCACCTCCGCAGAGACCGGCCCACCCACCAGCTCGCAAAGGGTCGCCAGGTGGGAGCGCAGGCCATCCCAGGTGAGCCTCTCTCCTCTGGCGGCAAACTCCTTGGCCACCAGGGTGGGGTTGGTGGTCGCCCCGGAGAGGACGCCCCAAAGGGCGATCTCCCGTATCTCCTCCAAGTTGGCGGTGTCCAGGTAAAGCTCCATGCTGCTCTCCTTTTCAAGGGAAAGGGGACCGGCTTGGTGCCAGTCTAGCAGACCGAGGAGGGGCGTTGTCAAGGGAGGGGAGGGGCTGCTAGGATGGCCTTAGCCGCCAAAGGGGGATTTTACCCTAGAGCAGGCGGCCTGTAAAGGCGAGGATGGGGCGAGTACCCCTGCCCAAGAGCCCAAAGCGAGCTGGGGAGGGTGGGAGCCCGGCGGTGAGGGCAGGTGGGAAGATCACCCCGGAGCCGCGGGAGGAAAGGGGGTTCCCCGAGTAATGCCCGCCGGGCGGCGCCCGTAATAGCGCCAAAACGAGGGCCTGGATCAACCCAGGAAGCGCGGTGGTACCGCGGAAGTCCCGGTGGCTTTCGTCCGCGCCCATAGGGCGCGGGCGTTTTGCTAGGAGGTGAGGGATGTTCAAGGAGGTCGGCGAGCCGGACTTTCCCAAGCTGGAAGAAGAAGTTCTGGCCTTCTGGAAGCGGGAGCGGATCTTCCAAAAGAGCGTGGAGAGGCGCAAGGGGGGCCCCCGGTACACCATCTACGAGGGGCCGCCCACGGCCAACGGCCTGCCCCACGTGGGCCACGCCCAGGCCCGGAGCTACAAGGACCTCTTCCCCCGCTTCAAGACCATGCAGGGCTACTACGTCCCCAGGCGGGCAGGCTGGGACACCCACGGGCTTCCCGTGGAGCTGGAGGTGGAAAAGGGCCTAGGCCTGGGGAGCAAGCGGGAGATCGAGGCCTACGGCATCGGGCGCTTCAACCAGGCCTGCCGGGAGTCCGTCTTCACCTACGAAAAGGAGTGGGAGGCCTTCACCGAGCGCCTCGCCTACTGGGTGGACCTGGAGGACGCCTACGCCACCCTAGACCCCACCTACATTGAGAGCATCTGGTGGAGCCTGAAGAACCTCTTTGACCGGGGCCTCCTCTACCGGGACCACAAGGTGGTGCCCTACTGCCCCCGGTGCGGCACCCCCCTTTCCTCCCACGAGCTCGCCCTGGGCTACAAGGAGATCCACGACCCCTCGGTCCACGTGCGCTTTCGGCTAAAGGAACCCCAGAGCCTAGGCCTCGAGCAGGCCAGCCTCCTCATCTGGACCACCACCCCCTGGACCCTGCCCGGGAACGTGGCGGCGGCGGTCCACCCGGAGTTCACCTACGCCGCCTTCGCCCTAGACGGGGAGGCCCTGATCCTGGAGGAGGGCCTGGGGAAAAGGCTCCTCGGCGAGGAAACCCCGGTTCTCAAGACCTTCCCCGGGAAGGCCCTCGAGGGCCTCCCCTACGACCCCCCCTACCCCCAGGAGGTGGAGCGGGGCTACGTCACGGTCTTAGCGGAGTACGTGAGCCGGGAGGACGGCACGGGCATCGTCCACCAGGCCCCCGCCTTCGGCGCCGAGGACCTGGAGACGGCCAAGGCCTACGGCCTCCCCCTCCTCAAGACCGTGGACGAGGAGGGGAGGGTGCGGGTGGCCCCCTTCCAAGGCCTCCCCCTCCGCGAGGCCAACCGGGCCATCCTCAAGGACCTCCGGGCCCGGGGCCTCCTCTTCAAGGAGGAGAGCTACCTCCACAGCTACCCCCACTGCTGGCGGTGCGCCACCCCCCTCATGTACTACGCCACGGAGACCTGGTTCATCCGGAGCACCGCCTTCAAGGAGGAGCTTATCCAGAAAAACCGGGAGATCCACTGGGTCCCCCCCCACATTCAGGAGGGGCGCTACGGGGAGTGGCTCAGGAACCTGGTGGACTGGGCCCTAAGCCGCAACCGCTACTGGGGCACGCCCCTCCCCATCTGGGTCTGCGAGTCCTGCGGCAAGGAGGAGGCCATAGGGAGCTTCGCGGAGCTTAAGGCCCAGGCCAAGACCCCCCTCCCCGAGCCCTTTGACCCCCACCGCCCCCACGTGGACGGGGTGGAGCTAGGGTGCGCCTGCGGGGGCACCATGCGCCGGGTGCCCTACGTCATTGACGTCTGGTACGACTCCGGGGCCATGCCTTTCGCCTCGGTCCACTACCCCTTTGAGAACGGGGAGGAGTTCCGGGAGGCCTTCCCCGCCGACTTCATCGCCGAGGGGATCGACCAGACCCGGGGCTGGTTCCACTCCCTGCACCAGCTCGGGGTCATGCTCTTCGGCTCCGTCGCCTTCAAGAACGTCATCTGCCACGGCCTCATCCTGGACGAGAAGGGGCAGAAGATGTCCAAGTCCAAGGGGAACGTGGTGGACCCCTGGGACATCCTGCGGGAGTTTGGGGCGGATGCCCTGAGGTGGTACATCTACATCTCCGCCCCTCCGGAGGCGGACCGCCGCTTCGGCCCCAACCTGGTGCGGGAGGCGGTGCGGGACTACTTCCTCACCCTTTGGAACGTCTACAGCTTCTTTGTGACCTACGCCAACCTGGACCGCCCCAACCTGAAGGCCCCACCCCCGGCCAAGGAGCGGCCCGAGCTGGACCGCTGGCTCCTCGCCCGCATGCAGGACCTCATCCAGAAGGTGACGGAGGCCCTCGAGGCCTACGACCCCACCACCTCTAGCCGGGCCCTAAGGGACTTCGTGGTGGAGGACCTCTCCCAGTGGTACGTGCGCCGGGGCAGGCGGCGCTACTGGAAGAACGAGGACCCCTGGGACCGGGAGTCGGCCTACGCCACCCTCTACGAGGCCCTGGTCCTCATCGCCAAGCTCTCCGCCCCCTTCACCCCCTACCTGGCCGAGGCCCTCTGGCAGAACCTGGTGCGAAGCGTAGACGAGGGGGCCCCGGAGAGCGTCCACCTCGCCGACTGGCCGGGGGTGGACCCCGCCCTCTTGGACGAGGCGCTGGTAGCCAAGATGCGGGCGGTCCTCCGGGTGGTGGACCTGGCCCGCGCGGCCCGGGCCCGAAGCGGGGTCAAGACCCGAACCCCCCTCCCCCTTCTCCTGGTCACCGCCCCCACCGCCTTGGAACGGGAGGGCCTTCGCCACTTCGCCCCCGAGATCGCCGAGGAGCTCAACGTCAAGGAGGTGCGGGTCCTAGAGCCCGGGGAGGAGGTCCTCTCCTACCGGGTCCTCCCCAACCTCAAGCTCCTGGGAAAGAAGTACGGGAAGCGGGTTCCCCAGATCCGCGAGGCCCTAGAAAGGGAGCGGGAGCGGGTGGCGGCCGCCGTCCTCAGGGGCGAGGGCGTGGACCTGGAGGTGGGGGGGGAGACCCTCCACCTCTCCCCGGAGGAGGTGCTCCTCGAGGCCCAGGCCCCCGAGGGGTACCAGGCCCTGGAGAAGGACGGGTACGTGGCCGCCCTGGAGGTGCGGGTCACGGAGGACCTAAGGCTGGAGGGCCTGGCCCGGGACCTGATCCGCCTCCTGCAGGAGGCCAGAAAGGGCATGGGCCTCAGGGTCTCGGACCGCATCCGCGTGCGCTACGGGGCGGAAGGGGCCTACCTGGAGGCCCTGAAGCGGCACGGGGAGTGGATCGCCGGGGAGGTCCTGGCCGTGGAGTTCGCCGAAGGCCCCCTGGAGGGCTACGAGACCGGGGTGGAGGACGAGGAGGGGAAGGCCCGCTTCGCCCTGGAGAAGGCGGAAGCCATCCCCGGCTGAGGCCGCCCCCAAGCCCCTAGGCTAACAGGGGAGGCCCCCCTTCCCTGCCCTCCCGCAGCCCTCTCCGTGGACGCGCTTTACCGGGGGCTGGGGCTAGGGGTATAGTGCCTCCCGTGCAGGAGCTGCAAGCCCTTCTAGAAACCCTGGGGCTAGACGCCCTCTACGTGACCCGCCCGGAGAACGTGCGCTACCTCTCCGGCTTCCCCCACCCGGAGGACGCCCAGGTCCTCCTCACCGGGGAAGGGGCCTTCCTCCTCACCGACCCCCGCTACCCCGAGGCGGAGCGGGAAAGCGGGATCCCCGCCAAGGTCCTGAGGCGGGAGGAGCGGGAGGCCCTCCTCAAGGACCTGAGGGGCCGGGTGGGCTTTGAGGCGGAACACCTCCCCTACGCCGCCCTGGAGCGCCTCCGGGAGATGGCCCCGGTGGAGTGGGTGCCCACCAAGGGGGTCATCGAGCGCCTCCGCCTCAGGAAGACCCCGGAGGAGGTGGAGCGGATCCGCAAGGCCCAGGCCCTGGCGGAGAAGGCCCTGGAGCACGCCCTGGGCCTCCTCCGGCCCGGGGTGGAGGAGCGGGAAGTGGCCCTGGAGGTGGAGTTCTTCCTGCGCAAGGGGGGGGCCGAGGGCGTGGCCTTCCCCCCCATCGTGGCCTCGGGGGTGAGGGGGGCCCTGCCCCACGCCAGGGCCTCGGAGAAGCGGCTTGTGGCGGGGGAGATGGTCACCTTGGACCTGGGGGCCAAGGTGGCGGGGTACCACTCGGACATGACCCGCACCTTCGCCCTGGGGAAGGCCTCTTCCGAGATGCGCCGGGTGTACGAGGCGGTCCAGGCCGCCCTCGAGGTGGCCCTGGAAAAC
The genomic region above belongs to Thermus sediminis and contains:
- a CDS encoding ArsR/SmtB family transcription factor; its protein translation is MPSGAGRAVCGVYEIHPERVERARAALPEEGILKKAAHLLKALSDPTRIRLLLALKGAGELCVCDLALLAGVSVSGVSHQLRLLRAARLVAFRREGKQAYYRIADAHVEALLEGVLAHATEDV
- the pdxS gene encoding pyridoxal 5'-phosphate synthase lyase subunit PdxS, with amino-acid sequence MEKGTFQIKTGFAEMFKGGVIMDVTTPEQAVIAEEAGAVAVMALERVPADIRAQGGVARMSDPKVIKEIMAAVSIPVMAKVRIGHFVEAMVLEAIGVDFIDESEVLTPADEEHHIDKWKFKVPFVCGARDLGEALRRIAEGAAMIRTKGEAGTGNVVEAVRHARAMWKGIRYVQSLREDELLAYAKGIGAPLELVRWVHQHGRLPVVNFAAGGIATPADAALMMHLGMDGVFVGSGIFKSGDPKKRARAIVRAVTHYNDPEVLAEVSEDLGEPMVGINLDVLREEERLAKRGW
- a CDS encoding LysM peptidoglycan-binding domain-containing M23 family metallopeptidase; protein product: MRGILGALCLFCALPALAKLPILSPLPLPEATVEVGGAPRKGWVLYTVRPGDTLAGIAARYRVDPRHIMWSSGLKNDRLQVGQEVRIPLVAVEEREPRVPPGVEVYRVRPGDTLASLAQRFGLSILDLVSANPSLESLDRLVAGSLLYIPRGTRGLLVALPEGETLVSLSQRFGLSPVAVARSNGIQDPTELRAGDLVLLPGIEARTTYQRLRAQQEAERRARLEAERRRQEELRRLAEQRRRQEAARQAQLRQAQARQTPGSEVRRVSYQEGGMRWPLASFRITTYYGQRGVFQRYHTGIDLAAPHGTPIMAAKSGQVRVAGWSSVGYGFHVVLDHGGGLETLYAHMSRITVRPGQWVEGGQVIGHVGSTGWSTGPHLHFEVRVNGTPRNPLAYLP
- the rho gene encoding transcription termination factor Rho, whose protein sequence is MKKRVETPEMALSYQELSAKILPELHLLAQEVGIENYKRMKKDQLIMALLERQTQGEGLRLVKGYLEISPDGYGFLTENLYNLESRVAIVSAGLIRQYALRSGDYLVGRVRPPRENERFGTLIKVEAVNDLDPEAARNRPRFDELIPQFPDRQIRLETVPEELSTRVIDLLAPIGRGQRGLIVAPPKAGKTTLLKKIANAVLKNEPDIKVIVLLIDERPEEVTDFRESVGGAEVIASTFDEPPQNHIRVAEFVHERAKRIVEEGGHVMILLDSITRLARANNLVTPPTGRTLSGGLDSAALYFPKRFLGAARNIRGGGSLTILATALVETGSRMDDVIFEEFKGTGNMELHLSRRLEERRIFPAIDILKSGTRREELLLGEEVVHKMWLLRKVLADMDPAEAMEMLLSRLARTKSNKEFLAALAAR
- the fsa gene encoding fructose-6-phosphate aldolase, which encodes MELYLDTANLEEIREIALWGVLSGATTNPTLVAKEFAARGERLTWDGLRSHLATLCELVGGPVSAEVTALEAEAMVAEGRRLAAIHPQIVVKLPTTEEGLRACKRLSAEGIKVNMTLIFSANQALLAARAGAAYLSPFLGRVDDISWDGGELLREIVEIREVQDLPVRVIAASIRHPRHVTEAALLGADIATMPYGVFKALLKHPLTDLGLKRFMEDWDKVKP
- the ileS gene encoding isoleucine--tRNA ligase, whose amino-acid sequence is MFKEVGEPDFPKLEEEVLAFWKRERIFQKSVERRKGGPRYTIYEGPPTANGLPHVGHAQARSYKDLFPRFKTMQGYYVPRRAGWDTHGLPVELEVEKGLGLGSKREIEAYGIGRFNQACRESVFTYEKEWEAFTERLAYWVDLEDAYATLDPTYIESIWWSLKNLFDRGLLYRDHKVVPYCPRCGTPLSSHELALGYKEIHDPSVHVRFRLKEPQSLGLEQASLLIWTTTPWTLPGNVAAAVHPEFTYAAFALDGEALILEEGLGKRLLGEETPVLKTFPGKALEGLPYDPPYPQEVERGYVTVLAEYVSREDGTGIVHQAPAFGAEDLETAKAYGLPLLKTVDEEGRVRVAPFQGLPLREANRAILKDLRARGLLFKEESYLHSYPHCWRCATPLMYYATETWFIRSTAFKEELIQKNREIHWVPPHIQEGRYGEWLRNLVDWALSRNRYWGTPLPIWVCESCGKEEAIGSFAELKAQAKTPLPEPFDPHRPHVDGVELGCACGGTMRRVPYVIDVWYDSGAMPFASVHYPFENGEEFREAFPADFIAEGIDQTRGWFHSLHQLGVMLFGSVAFKNVICHGLILDEKGQKMSKSKGNVVDPWDILREFGADALRWYIYISAPPEADRRFGPNLVREAVRDYFLTLWNVYSFFVTYANLDRPNLKAPPPAKERPELDRWLLARMQDLIQKVTEALEAYDPTTSSRALRDFVVEDLSQWYVRRGRRRYWKNEDPWDRESAYATLYEALVLIAKLSAPFTPYLAEALWQNLVRSVDEGAPESVHLADWPGVDPALLDEALVAKMRAVLRVVDLARAARARSGVKTRTPLPLLLVTAPTALEREGLRHFAPEIAEELNVKEVRVLEPGEEVLSYRVLPNLKLLGKKYGKRVPQIREALERERERVAAAVLRGEGVDLEVGGETLHLSPEEVLLEAQAPEGYQALEKDGYVAALEVRVTEDLRLEGLARDLIRLLQEARKGMGLRVSDRIRVRYGAEGAYLEALKRHGEWIAGEVLAVEFAEGPLEGYETGVEDEEGKARFALEKAEAIPG
- a CDS encoding M24 family metallopeptidase, whose translation is MQELQALLETLGLDALYVTRPENVRYLSGFPHPEDAQVLLTGEGAFLLTDPRYPEAERESGIPAKVLRREEREALLKDLRGRVGFEAEHLPYAALERLREMAPVEWVPTKGVIERLRLRKTPEEVERIRKAQALAEKALEHALGLLRPGVEEREVALEVEFFLRKGGAEGVAFPPIVASGVRGALPHARASEKRLVAGEMVTLDLGAKVAGYHSDMTRTFALGKASSEMRRVYEAVQAALEVALENLRPGRTGKEVDALAREALGRHGLDRHFVHSLGHGVGLSVHEGPSLSPYAEEVLEPGMVVTVEPGVYLPGVGGVRVEELVLLTEDGIELLSRFPRGYLEV